In a single window of the Micromonospora inositola genome:
- a CDS encoding aminoglycoside phosphotransferase family protein — translation MRELVHAQFPEWRSLPVGRVASQGTVNAIFRIGERFTARFPLQPREVDAAQGWLEREAEAARELMGRTRFPTPEPVAIGEPGVGYPLPWSVQTWVPGVVATDQDPGDSFAFAHDLAEFVSGVRAIDAGGRTFTGQGRGGELPAHDGWMETCFGHSETLLDVPLLRRIWEVMRKLPRGEAPDRMNHGDLIPGNVLVSDGRLAGVLDVGGLGPADPALDLVSAWHLLEREPRQAFRQQLGCDDLEWERGKAWAFQQAMGVVWYYHQTNATMSRMGRRTLARIIADPPSA, via the coding sequence GTGCGTGAGCTGGTGCACGCGCAGTTCCCCGAGTGGCGGAGCCTGCCTGTCGGGCGCGTCGCTTCGCAGGGAACGGTCAATGCCATCTTCCGTATCGGGGAACGGTTCACGGCCCGGTTCCCCCTTCAGCCTCGTGAGGTCGACGCGGCGCAGGGCTGGCTGGAACGTGAAGCGGAAGCGGCCCGAGAACTGATGGGTCGTACGCGATTTCCCACCCCCGAGCCGGTCGCCATCGGTGAACCCGGCGTCGGCTACCCGCTTCCATGGTCGGTACAGACGTGGGTACCCGGTGTCGTAGCCACCGACCAGGACCCAGGTGACTCGTTCGCGTTCGCGCACGATCTGGCCGAGTTCGTCAGTGGCGTGCGAGCCATCGACGCAGGGGGACGCACGTTCACAGGCCAGGGTCGCGGTGGCGAGCTACCAGCGCACGACGGGTGGATGGAGACCTGCTTCGGGCACAGCGAGACGCTGCTGGACGTCCCGCTGCTCCGCCGGATCTGGGAGGTCATGAGGAAACTGCCGCGGGGCGAGGCCCCGGACAGGATGAACCATGGTGATCTCATTCCGGGAAACGTCCTCGTCTCCGACGGGCGGCTGGCCGGGGTTCTCGACGTGGGCGGACTGGGGCCTGCCGACCCTGCCCTTGACCTCGTAAGTGCCTGGCACCTGCTGGAACGCGAGCCACGTCAGGCATTTCGGCAGCAACTCGGCTGCGACGATCTCGAATGGGAGCGCGGCAAAGCGTGGGCCTTCCAGCAGGCAATGGGGGTGGTTTGGTACTACCACCAGACCAACGCCACCATGAGTCGGATGGGCCGACGCACTCTCGCGCGCATCATTGCCGACCCGCCATCAGCCTGA
- a CDS encoding SMP-30/gluconolactonase/LRE family protein — protein MDHAEGVAVAPDGTVWCGGEQGQIYRLADGRFEQVASTGGFCLGLALDAAGHVFVCDAAHAAVMRLDTVTGQVDTFADGVPGHRFVNPNYPVFDTAGRLYVSDSGTPHVPGPGIARLEPDGGDVLWHRGPFDFANGLALSADGRTLYVAETWGHRVTAIDITADGAPGARRVLARLGEALPDGLALDTDGNLYVACYEPSQILVVAPGGAVSVLARDPGAHELCHPTNVAFLGSTLIAANLGRWHLSAIETGATGLPLGPFRDKGTRP, from the coding sequence TTGGACCACGCGGAGGGTGTGGCAGTAGCCCCGGACGGGACGGTGTGGTGCGGCGGCGAGCAAGGCCAGATCTATCGCCTGGCAGACGGCCGGTTTGAGCAGGTCGCGTCGACAGGCGGGTTCTGTCTCGGCCTGGCGTTGGACGCCGCGGGACACGTCTTCGTGTGCGACGCGGCCCACGCGGCGGTGATGCGGTTGGACACGGTCACTGGCCAGGTCGACACGTTCGCTGACGGCGTGCCGGGCCACCGCTTCGTCAACCCCAACTATCCGGTGTTCGACACGGCCGGGCGACTGTACGTGTCCGACAGCGGCACGCCGCACGTACCCGGCCCCGGCATCGCCCGCCTCGAGCCGGACGGCGGTGACGTGCTGTGGCATCGCGGGCCGTTCGACTTCGCCAACGGGCTGGCCCTGTCCGCGGACGGCCGCACCCTGTACGTGGCCGAGACCTGGGGTCACCGCGTCACGGCGATCGACATCACCGCCGACGGTGCGCCCGGTGCGCGACGCGTCCTCGCGCGGCTGGGCGAGGCGCTGCCCGACGGGCTTGCGCTGGACACCGACGGCAACCTCTACGTCGCGTGCTACGAGCCCAGCCAGATCCTGGTCGTCGCCCCCGGCGGCGCCGTGTCGGTCCTGGCGCGGGACCCGGGCGCCCACGAGTTGTGCCACCCCACCAACGTGGCATTCCTCGGCAGCACCCTGATCGCGGCCAACCTCGGCCGCTGGCATCTGTCCGCCATTGAGACCGGGGCAACCGGGCTCCCACTGGGCCCGTTCCGCGACAAAGGGACACGGCCATGA
- a CDS encoding ArsR/SmtB family transcription factor: MISFMLGVEDLADTRFAISPIHEAVLSLRVLREPGLYALHVPWRRSVLGRLDAPGADLLMSLVGPDRCVPDFLTPRPASFAATFEDELAAVRRTPPDVVRRDVLAVYPRGGLPAVFQEITANEDEPVLALRDAICDRLHRYWQAAIKPTWPQMRLVLEADTTYRARQLAVGGARLLFADMHPNLRWQDGVLHIDKMIGRHHVAAAGRGLLLVPSIFSHRPAPPVSPDEPPLLAYPCRGVATLWAPTPTADATAVTSLLGAPRARLLHLLAEPLPTVEIARRLTVTPSAVSQHLQVLHATGLITRARDGRHVLYRRSPLGDQVVGQSAEQ, translated from the coding sequence ATGATCAGCTTCATGCTCGGCGTCGAAGACCTCGCGGACACCCGCTTCGCGATCTCGCCGATCCACGAGGCCGTGCTCAGCCTGCGAGTGTTACGCGAGCCTGGCCTGTACGCGCTGCATGTGCCCTGGCGCAGGTCGGTTCTCGGCAGACTCGACGCGCCCGGTGCCGACCTGCTGATGTCCCTGGTCGGGCCAGACCGCTGCGTTCCGGACTTCCTCACGCCCCGGCCGGCGAGCTTCGCCGCGACCTTCGAGGACGAACTGGCCGCCGTACGCCGAACACCTCCGGACGTCGTACGCCGCGACGTGCTGGCCGTGTACCCACGTGGCGGGCTACCGGCCGTCTTTCAGGAAATCACCGCGAACGAGGATGAGCCGGTGCTCGCACTCCGCGACGCCATCTGCGACCGCCTGCACCGCTATTGGCAAGCAGCGATCAAGCCGACTTGGCCGCAGATGCGACTCGTCCTGGAAGCGGACACGACCTACCGCGCCCGACAACTGGCCGTAGGAGGCGCACGCCTGCTCTTCGCCGACATGCACCCGAATCTGCGCTGGCAGGACGGCGTCCTGCACATCGACAAGATGATCGGCAGGCACCACGTCGCGGCAGCCGGCCGAGGACTGCTGCTGGTGCCATCCATCTTCTCCCACAGGCCCGCCCCGCCAGTCAGCCCGGACGAGCCACCACTGCTGGCATACCCCTGCCGTGGAGTAGCAACGCTCTGGGCGCCGACACCGACCGCCGACGCGACCGCCGTCACATCGCTCCTCGGCGCGCCCAGAGCGCGACTGCTCCACCTCCTTGCCGAACCGCTACCGACCGTGGAGATCGCCCGCCGGCTCACAGTCACACCCAGCGCCGTGTCACAGCACCTACAGGTCCTCCACGCGACAGGCCTGATCACTCGCGCCCGCGACGGACGGCACGTGCTGTACCGGCGCAGCCCTCTTGGCGATCAGGTGGTCGGCCAGTCGGCGGAGCAGTGA
- a CDS encoding MFS transporter has translation MSRRLLVLLALTCGVAVGNIYFPQTISSLVAASLHVSADSAALVVTAVQFGYAAGIFLLVPLGDRLPHRPLIVTLLGLTGLGLLATSAAPALPPLVGASALVGVTTVVAPIIGPMAAGLVADDQRGVVSGTLLSGSIAGMLLSRTVAGTIGDWFGWRAPYLTAAASVLFIAVVMARVLPTTRPPSGHRYPALLAESLRLLRTEADLRRSCFYQATVFAGFSAVWTAVALLLTGPTYDLGAPAVGTLALVNAATMLCTPVAGRQVDRRGSDAVNLACLLGIIASAAVLAFASLGGAGGLAALTLGTLLLDVGMQSGMVANQVRIYALRPEARSRLNTAYMTCAYLGGSLGSWLGARAYAHFGWLGVCAVLALLAAIALARHLASSPATGHPRATVAAQNT, from the coding sequence ATGAGTCGCAGGCTGCTGGTGCTCCTCGCCCTCACCTGCGGGGTCGCCGTCGGAAACATCTACTTCCCCCAGACGATCAGCTCGCTGGTCGCCGCCAGCCTGCACGTCAGCGCTGACTCGGCCGCCCTGGTGGTGACCGCGGTGCAGTTCGGCTATGCCGCCGGGATCTTCCTGTTGGTGCCGCTCGGCGACCGGCTCCCGCACCGCCCGCTGATCGTCACCCTGCTCGGCCTCACCGGGCTGGGGCTGCTCGCCACGAGCGCCGCACCCGCGCTGCCGCCGCTCGTCGGCGCGAGCGCCCTCGTCGGGGTCACGACCGTGGTCGCGCCGATCATCGGCCCCATGGCAGCCGGCCTCGTTGCCGACGACCAGCGCGGCGTGGTCAGCGGCACCCTGCTGAGCGGCTCCATCGCTGGCATGCTGCTGTCCCGCACCGTCGCGGGCACCATCGGCGACTGGTTCGGATGGCGGGCCCCCTACCTGACGGCGGCGGCATCCGTGCTGTTCATCGCCGTGGTCATGGCCCGCGTACTGCCGACAACACGACCGCCGTCCGGGCACCGATACCCGGCGCTGCTGGCCGAGTCGCTGCGCCTGCTGCGCACCGAGGCCGACCTGCGCCGCTCCTGCTTCTACCAGGCGACGGTCTTCGCCGGTTTCTCCGCGGTCTGGACCGCCGTCGCGCTGCTGCTCACCGGCCCCACATACGACTTGGGCGCACCGGCGGTCGGAACGCTCGCACTGGTCAACGCGGCGACAATGCTGTGCACCCCGGTCGCCGGACGGCAGGTGGACCGTCGGGGCAGCGACGCGGTGAACCTGGCCTGCCTGCTCGGGATCATCGCCTCGGCCGCCGTCCTCGCGTTCGCCAGTCTCGGCGGGGCGGGGGGCCTCGCGGCACTGACGCTCGGCACGTTGCTGCTCGACGTCGGAATGCAGTCCGGCATGGTCGCAAACCAGGTACGCATCTACGCCCTGCGGCCCGAAGCCCGGAGCAGACTCAACACCGCCTACATGACCTGCGCCTACCTCGGCGGCAGCCTCGGCTCCTGGCTCGGAGCCCGCGCCTACGCCCACTTCGGGTGGCTGGGCGTATGCGCGGTCCTGGCGCTCCTCGCCGCGATCGCTCTTGCCCGCCACCTGGCGTCAAGCCCTGCCACCGGCCACCCTCGAGCCACAGTCGCCGCCCAGAACACCTGA
- a CDS encoding fumarylacetoacetate hydrolase family protein, with product MKLMRVGPAGHERPVLVGEGGRHHDLTPITADLDSRFFATGGVARVRAAYQSGRLPEVDVSGLRVGAPVARPGVVLCIGMNYAAHAAESGAAPPAEPVIFYKAPNTVVGPYDDVVIPRGSTRTDWEVELAVVIGARARYLDTPDDALTCVAGYATSNDVSEREFQLDRSGGQWSKGKSCETFNPLGPWLVTPDEVGDPQDLPLRSWANGEPRQDSSTKDMVFGVAHLVWHLSQFTVLEPGDVINTGTPQGVALSGRFGYLRPGDVVEVEVAGLGRQRNTCRQA from the coding sequence ATGAAGCTGATGCGGGTGGGCCCGGCCGGCCACGAACGCCCGGTGCTCGTCGGTGAGGGCGGCCGGCACCATGACCTGACGCCGATTACGGCGGACCTGGACAGCAGGTTCTTCGCCACGGGCGGTGTGGCGCGGGTTCGCGCCGCCTACCAGTCGGGCCGGCTGCCGGAGGTGGACGTCTCCGGCCTGCGTGTCGGAGCCCCGGTGGCGCGGCCGGGCGTCGTGCTGTGCATCGGGATGAACTACGCCGCGCACGCGGCCGAGTCCGGCGCCGCCCCTCCAGCCGAACCGGTCATCTTCTACAAGGCACCCAACACCGTTGTGGGGCCGTACGACGACGTGGTGATCCCGCGCGGTTCGACGCGAACCGACTGGGAGGTGGAGCTGGCCGTTGTGATCGGCGCTCGCGCCCGCTACCTCGACACACCCGATGATGCGCTGACCTGCGTGGCCGGCTATGCCACATCGAACGACGTGTCCGAGCGGGAATTCCAGCTTGACCGCTCCGGCGGGCAATGGTCCAAGGGCAAGAGCTGCGAGACGTTCAACCCGCTCGGACCGTGGCTGGTCACCCCCGACGAGGTCGGCGACCCGCAGGACCTTCCGCTGCGCAGCTGGGCCAACGGCGAGCCGCGCCAGGATTCCTCCACCAAGGACATGGTGTTCGGGGTGGCGCACCTGGTGTGGCACCTGTCCCAGTTCACCGTGCTGGAGCCAGGCGATGTGATCAACACCGGGACGCCGCAGGGGGTGGCGCTGTCGGGCCGCTTCGGCTACTTACGCCCGGGTGATGTCGTCGAGGTCGAGGTGGCCGGCCTGGGCCGGCAACGCAACACCTGCCGGCAGGCGTGA
- a CDS encoding SDR family NAD(P)-dependent oxidoreductase — translation MGERMEDGDMVHAGDLAGKVAVVVGGSTGIGAATALRLASAGAAVVIGGHEADDVKAVVDRLGAKGAVVDGDVGDVRSDDDMARLCATAADRFGGLDVLVYCAGIQRYGTVVDTTASGFDEVIAVNLRGLYLAAHHAVPRMRERGGGAIVAVASVQAHATQKGVAAYSASKGGIVALARAMAIDHAADCIRVNVVSPGSVDTPMLRRSARQFGNGRAEDDVLRDWGASHPLGRVARADEVAEVIAFLAGPRASFVTGAEIRVDGGLLANLAVALPE, via the coding sequence ATGGGTGAACGGATGGAGGATGGCGACATGGTGCACGCCGGCGACCTTGCCGGCAAGGTAGCGGTCGTGGTGGGCGGGTCTACCGGCATCGGCGCCGCGACCGCGCTTCGGTTGGCGAGCGCCGGCGCGGCCGTGGTCATCGGCGGCCACGAGGCCGATGATGTGAAGGCTGTCGTGGACCGGCTGGGCGCCAAGGGGGCCGTGGTGGACGGCGACGTGGGCGACGTGCGCAGCGATGACGACATGGCCCGTTTGTGCGCTACCGCAGCGGACCGGTTCGGCGGGCTGGACGTGTTGGTGTACTGCGCGGGCATCCAGCGGTACGGCACCGTCGTAGACACCACCGCCTCCGGGTTCGACGAGGTCATCGCCGTGAACCTACGCGGCCTGTACCTCGCCGCGCACCACGCCGTACCCAGGATGCGGGAGCGGGGGGGCGGCGCCATCGTCGCCGTCGCCTCCGTGCAGGCCCACGCGACGCAGAAGGGGGTAGCGGCGTACTCCGCCAGCAAGGGCGGCATCGTCGCACTAGCCCGGGCGATGGCCATCGACCACGCGGCCGACTGCATCCGGGTGAATGTGGTGTCACCGGGTTCCGTCGACACGCCGATGCTTCGTCGTTCGGCCCGGCAGTTCGGCAACGGCCGCGCCGAAGATGACGTCCTGCGGGATTGGGGGGCCAGCCACCCGCTGGGCCGGGTCGCCCGCGCCGACGAGGTGGCCGAGGTCATCGCGTTCCTGGCCGGTCCGCGGGCCAGCTTCGTCACCGGCGCGGAGATCCGGGTCGACGGAGGACTGCTCGCCAACCTGGCCGTGGCGCTGCCCGAATGA
- a CDS encoding SDR family NAD(P)-dependent oxidoreductase has translation MDGLVAVVTGGASGIGAACVRRCVDAGARVAALDLTAGDRTDDRVLPVHADVADAASVEAALAQVDAAFGGVDIVVNNAGVSAVGGVDANDDAEWHRVLDINVVGVARVSRAALPYLRRSAHAAIVNISSVVARAGLPNRVLYSATKGAVHAMTLAMAADLIVDGIRVNCVCPGTVDTPWVARLLATSADPDGERRRLEARQPTGRLVTAEEVADAVHYLASPAAAATTGSALAVDGGMHGLRLPR, from the coding sequence ATGGATGGTCTGGTGGCGGTTGTCACCGGCGGCGCATCGGGCATCGGGGCCGCGTGCGTGCGCCGGTGCGTGGATGCCGGCGCGCGGGTAGCCGCGCTGGACCTGACCGCGGGCGACCGGACCGACGACCGAGTGCTGCCCGTGCACGCCGACGTGGCCGACGCCGCGTCTGTCGAGGCGGCGCTCGCCCAAGTCGACGCGGCGTTCGGCGGCGTGGACATCGTGGTCAACAACGCGGGCGTCAGCGCCGTCGGCGGTGTCGACGCCAACGACGACGCCGAATGGCATCGGGTGCTCGACATCAACGTCGTCGGGGTCGCCCGGGTGAGCCGGGCGGCCCTGCCGTACCTGCGCCGCAGCGCCCATGCGGCCATCGTGAACATTTCCTCGGTCGTCGCGCGGGCGGGCCTGCCCAACCGGGTCCTGTACTCGGCGACCAAGGGCGCCGTACACGCGATGACGCTGGCCATGGCCGCCGACCTGATCGTCGACGGCATCCGCGTCAACTGCGTGTGCCCCGGCACTGTCGACACCCCGTGGGTCGCCCGGCTGCTCGCCACGTCCGCGGACCCGGACGGGGAGCGGCGCCGGCTGGAGGCGCGGCAGCCGACGGGCCGGCTTGTCACGGCCGAGGAGGTGGCCGACGCGGTGCACTACCTGGCGTCGCCGGCGGCCGCTGCCACGACCGGCTCCGCGTTGGCCGTCGACGGCGGCATGCACGGGCTACGCCTCCCGAGGTGA
- a CDS encoding mannonate dehydratase: MSMRIALGHIDTYDDRTAAFARQLGLTSVQLHAPSNLPSDAGYWTYPDLRALQDRCARDGLTIEGLENVPAAHFDKIQRGAAGRDEQIENYQRTIRNMARAGIFLLGYHFITTYVWRTDMRAVGRGGARVTAFDLADVGAGNALASYKLTPSEPIEPPITAEQMWANYQYFLDAVLPVAEEAGVRLALHPDDPPVDAPLGGAARIFTTPAALREGHRRANGSPAWGLNLCLGTVSEMDGHRSVDEVIDFFGRANAISYVHFRDVNGTVPAFTECFLGEGNLDPAAVMARLASVGFDGFIIDDHTPAMTDDLDTWGDTSSAAYCSRGRAHAIGYLQGILTACGRMRAGRES; this comes from the coding sequence ATGAGCATGCGCATCGCCCTCGGCCACATCGACACCTACGACGACCGCACCGCCGCGTTCGCCCGGCAGCTCGGCTTGACCAGCGTGCAGCTGCACGCCCCCAGCAACCTCCCAAGTGACGCCGGCTACTGGACCTACCCAGACCTGCGGGCGCTACAGGACCGCTGCGCACGCGACGGCCTGACCATCGAAGGGCTGGAGAACGTCCCGGCAGCCCACTTCGACAAGATCCAGCGCGGAGCCGCAGGGCGGGACGAGCAGATCGAAAACTACCAGCGCACGATCCGTAACATGGCCCGGGCTGGGATCTTCCTGCTCGGCTACCACTTCATCACGACCTACGTGTGGCGTACCGACATGCGGGCCGTCGGCCGGGGCGGCGCCCGCGTCACCGCGTTCGACCTCGCCGACGTTGGTGCCGGGAACGCCCTGGCAAGCTACAAGCTGACACCCAGCGAGCCGATCGAACCGCCGATCACCGCCGAGCAGATGTGGGCGAACTACCAGTACTTTCTCGATGCCGTGCTACCAGTCGCCGAAGAGGCCGGCGTGCGGCTCGCCCTGCACCCCGACGACCCGCCGGTCGACGCCCCGCTCGGTGGCGCCGCGCGCATCTTCACCACCCCGGCCGCCCTCAGGGAGGGCCACCGGCGGGCCAACGGCAGCCCGGCGTGGGGCCTCAACCTCTGCCTCGGCACGGTATCCGAGATGGACGGACACCGCAGCGTCGACGAGGTGATTGACTTCTTCGGTCGTGCGAACGCGATCAGCTACGTCCACTTTCGCGACGTGAACGGCACCGTGCCCGCATTCACGGAGTGTTTCCTCGGCGAGGGGAACCTCGACCCGGCCGCCGTGATGGCCCGACTCGCGTCGGTCGGCTTCGACGGCTTCATCATCGACGACCATACCCCGGCGATGACCGACGATCTCGACACGTGGGGCGATACCTCCTCCGCCGCCTATTGCAGCCGCGGGCGGGCTCACGCGATCGGCTACCTTCAGGGCATCCTCACCGCCTGCGGACGGATGCGCGCCGGACGGGAGAGCTGA
- a CDS encoding CHAP domain-containing protein — MSSADKIIAIADGERGYHEGPNNLTKYGKWYASGFENVRWCDMFVSWCADQAGLSKIVGRFAFTPSHANWFKGKNQWGSRPRRGAIAFFQLPGGPDRINHVGIVIRTLPDGGIVTIEGNVSDRVDRVVRRSHIVGYGYPAYPGVGRTPSEVPPFPLPKGWYYGPATAGPHAVTGQQGPKAYRDGLRAWQQRMHVRGWHIGTDGLYNDRTAKVCKQFQEQKGLLVDGKADGKIGQVTWSAAWTTPVTSE; from the coding sequence ATGAGCTCAGCGGACAAGATCATTGCGATCGCGGATGGAGAGCGTGGCTATCACGAGGGCCCGAACAACCTCACCAAGTATGGCAAGTGGTACGCGTCCGGCTTCGAGAACGTGCGCTGGTGCGACATGTTCGTGTCGTGGTGCGCGGACCAGGCGGGCCTGTCCAAGATTGTGGGGCGCTTTGCCTTCACGCCCAGTCACGCCAACTGGTTCAAGGGAAAGAACCAGTGGGGGTCGCGGCCACGGCGCGGCGCAATCGCTTTCTTCCAGTTGCCGGGCGGACCTGATCGGATCAACCATGTCGGCATCGTGATCCGGACGTTGCCAGACGGCGGTATCGTCACGATCGAGGGCAACGTCAGCGACCGTGTGGACCGGGTGGTACGACGCTCACACATCGTCGGATATGGCTATCCCGCGTACCCGGGGGTGGGAAGAACTCCGTCGGAGGTGCCGCCGTTCCCCCTGCCGAAAGGCTGGTATTACGGACCTGCGACGGCCGGCCCGCACGCGGTGACTGGGCAGCAAGGGCCCAAGGCCTACCGCGACGGACTGCGGGCCTGGCAGCAGCGCATGCATGTGCGCGGCTGGCACATCGGCACCGATGGTCTTTACAACGACCGCACGGCCAAGGTGTGCAAGCAGTTCCAGGAGCAAAAGGGCCTGCTGGTTGACGGCAAGGCCGACGGCAAGATTGGCCAGGTAACCTGGAGCGCTGCGTGGACTACACCCGTTACCTCGGAGTGA
- a CDS encoding IclR family transcriptional regulator yields the protein MDDHTVTGRVMAVLDAVAHLSGRATLAALTRITGIPKPTVRRIAADLVIRGMLERDVDGYRLGAHLFHLGAEAARQQGVRRDAAPFVQDLFARTGEIAWMTAFTDTSNTLVESAFGSQHIDDMRRPWPAVIRSAYFLATAAGRLVLAHRPELVDDVRSQPLPRLTPYTVTNWGQVANAVGLVRDSGVAIEQEQTTLGYSCIAAGVHDRQGKLVGAIGVCGRTSTFVAERLRRPVRSAANQLSQMVAAPY from the coding sequence ATGGACGATCACACCGTCACCGGCAGAGTCATGGCAGTTCTCGATGCAGTGGCGCATCTTTCCGGTCGGGCGACCCTGGCCGCGCTCACGCGCATCACCGGCATCCCAAAGCCCACGGTCCGGCGAATCGCCGCGGACCTGGTGATTCGGGGCATGCTCGAGCGCGACGTTGACGGCTACCGGCTCGGTGCGCACCTGTTCCACCTCGGGGCGGAAGCGGCAAGACAGCAGGGTGTTCGCCGCGACGCGGCGCCCTTCGTCCAGGACCTCTTCGCGCGTACCGGAGAAATCGCCTGGATGACCGCGTTCACCGACACGAGCAACACGCTTGTGGAGAGCGCATTCGGAAGCCAACACATCGACGATATGCGCAGGCCCTGGCCGGCGGTCATCCGCAGCGCCTATTTCCTGGCGACCGCCGCCGGGCGCCTCGTACTGGCGCATCGTCCGGAGCTGGTCGACGACGTGCGATCACAGCCGCTACCCAGACTCACCCCGTACACGGTCACGAACTGGGGCCAGGTCGCCAATGCCGTCGGACTCGTCCGTGACAGCGGGGTTGCGATCGAGCAAGAACAGACGACGCTCGGTTACAGCTGCATCGCGGCAGGCGTACACGACCGGCAGGGCAAGCTTGTCGGCGCCATCGGCGTCTGCGGTCGCACCAGCACCTTCGTCGCCGAACGCCTGCGCAGGCCCGTCCGGAGCGCGGCCAACCAATTGAGCCAGATGGTCGCCGCACCGTACTGA
- a CDS encoding SDR family oxidoreductase, which translates to MTQINMTDQAIRRTAIVTGAARGIGAGVARRLARDGLAVAVVDLVEEDCAGTVDAITRDGGTAAAFAADVNDESAVTAAVARIAAELGPPTVLINNAGIGGPNAGVEETSTQQWDAVVGVSLRGAFFLTRAVTPYMMAAGWGRIVNMSSISALGDSGRVDYAAAKAGLIGFTKSLALRLGQHGVTANAIGPGFVVSDMTRVAAQRRGRSFDEHQRIVAQTIPVRRVGQPEDIAHTASYLVSPEAGFVSGQVIYVAGGPVD; encoded by the coding sequence ATGACACAGATCAACATGACAGACCAGGCCATTCGGCGCACAGCGATCGTCACGGGCGCGGCACGCGGCATCGGCGCCGGAGTGGCCAGGCGTTTGGCGCGCGATGGCCTCGCGGTCGCCGTGGTCGACCTGGTCGAGGAAGACTGCGCCGGCACCGTGGATGCCATCACCCGCGACGGCGGAACAGCGGCGGCGTTCGCCGCCGACGTCAACGACGAGTCGGCCGTGACCGCCGCTGTCGCTCGGATCGCCGCCGAGTTGGGACCACCGACGGTGCTGATCAACAACGCCGGCATCGGCGGCCCCAACGCCGGCGTCGAGGAGACCAGCACCCAGCAGTGGGACGCGGTCGTCGGGGTCAGTCTGCGGGGGGCGTTCTTCCTCACTAGGGCCGTGACCCCCTACATGATGGCGGCCGGCTGGGGACGGATCGTCAACATGTCGAGCATCTCCGCGCTCGGCGATTCCGGCCGCGTCGACTACGCCGCCGCGAAGGCCGGTCTGATCGGCTTCACCAAGTCGCTCGCGCTGCGGCTCGGGCAGCACGGCGTGACGGCGAACGCCATCGGGCCGGGCTTCGTGGTCAGTGACATGACCAGGGTCGCGGCCCAGCGGCGGGGCCGCAGCTTCGACGAGCACCAGCGGATCGTGGCGCAGACCATCCCGGTGCGCCGGGTCGGCCAGCCCGAGGACATCGCGCACACCGCGTCGTACCTGGTCAGCCCCGAAGCCGGGTTCGTCTCCGGCCAGGTCATCTACGTCGCCGGCGGGCCGGTGGACTGA